A genomic stretch from Anoplolepis gracilipes chromosome 16, ASM4749672v1, whole genome shotgun sequence includes:
- the LOC140674739 gene encoding uncharacterized protein: MENVKDKSSSTGSNQNEKDNLSKEIDKLKAHVSRLETIIETFKSVQLQMSNMVLIHDSKITKFYIPDVRMNICHELTRFAELRCREFDQNWSLIFEINSNIEQDVEKYDLYAIEILIDKNGRGKLGKWALPNTINVQKILSQHPIDDLNNVKDFLKSCKDHVNSYFCRFEQFKELQDFLSRYINIGIRCNPTITEIEISVLKMKAKDTNEFHDALLHLYYKPTGVKPYTLLSTTDKQLPVLKNKMNKYFKPFMQKNLISAFLKIRESQTKFMLPLIMKDDIKDILEISNESNKSIEQISGEFLYQWGYHCRFKQLEELQDLLCGTLNVEISKNSDLTEIKLHIPRIKDIDTDILYDVILNLFYEPTGVRPCKLFWNTEPDGQLLGLVTKLKDYFEPFLKKDLSSAFSEISQS, encoded by the exons ATGGAGAATGTTAAGGATAAATCCAGCAGTACAG gaTCTAATCAGAACGAAAAAGATAATCTGTCGAAAGAGATTGATAAGTTGAAAGCGCATGTCTCTCGGCTAGAAACCataattgaaacatttaaatCCGTTCAATTGCAAATGTCAAATATGGTATTGATACACGACAGtaaaatcacaaaattttatataccagATGTGCGAATGAATATATGCCATGAACTTACTCGATTCGCGGAATTGCGGTGCCGAGAATTCGACCAAAATTGGAGTTTGATTTTTGAAATCAATAGTAATATCGAACAAGATGTTGAAAAGTACGATCTGTACGCAATAGAGATACTGATAGACAAAAACGGTCGTGGAAAATTAGGAAAGTGGGCGTTGCCTAATACTATCaatgtgcaaaaaatattatcgcaACATCCTATCGATGATTTGAATAATGTaaaggattttttaaaaagctgTAAAGATCACGTTAATAGTTATTTTTGCCGCTTTGAACAATTTAAGGAATTGCAG gACTTTCTCTCtaggtatataaatattggtaTACGTTGCAATCCAACAATTACTGAAATTGAAATCAgcgtattaaaaatgaaagctAAAGATACTAACGAATTTCATGATGCTTTACTACATCTGTATTATAAGCCTACCGGAGTAAAACCTTACACATTATTATCGACTACGGACAAACAGCTGCCGgttctaaaaaataagatgaataagtattttaaacctttcatgcaaaaaaatttgatctcGGCATTCTTGAAGATCAGAGAATCACAAACTAAATTTATGCTTCCACTAATTATGAAAGACGATATCAAAGATATCTTAGAAATTTCCAATGAATCAAACAAATCCATTGAGCAAATTTCAGGGGAGTTTCTTTATCAATGGGGTTATCATTGCCGCTTTAAGCAGCTTGAGGAATTGCAG gACTTACTCTGTGGGACTTTAAATGTAGAGATATCTAAAAATTCAGATCTtactgaaattaaattacacataccacgaataaaagatatagataCTGACATATTATACGATGTTATACTAAATCTGTTTTATGAGCCTACCGGTGTAAGGCCTTGCAAATTATTCTGGAATACAGAGCCTGACGGACAGCTGTTGGGTCTAGTTACAAAATTAAAGGACTATTTTGAACCTTTCCTGAAAAAAGATTTGAGCTCGGCATTTTCGGAGATCAGCCAATCATAA
- the LOC140674426 gene encoding uncharacterized protein isoform X2: MKRNTNSKKQNVYWIEETPKSSTAFRKLGQAKRILHGKPAGFPAHKFFQRELINRGTALLRCNEGTFRVRKIYGDGNCMFRAISYILWRNEEEHQSLRAMVVRHIRDNWREYGSFVMAEWNISDRQEYYDYMNPVGTFASELECTVATKLHRMNLSIYRELAGGYELELVFHNSVNINYETARLLFTGCSENGHYDVLLPKSISSMYVS, translated from the exons ATGAAAAGGAACACAAACTCAAAAAAACAGAACGTTTATTGGATCGAGGAGACTCCAAAATCGTCAACAGCTTTCCGAAAGCTCGGACAAGCAAAAAGGATTTTGCATGGCAAACCTGCTGGGTTTCCGGcacacaaattttttcaacgCGAATTAATCAATCGAG GTACGGCTCTATTAAGGTGTAACGAGGGCACGTTCCGCGTGCGCAAGATATACGGAGATGGCAATTGCATGTTTAGGGCAATCAGTTACATTTTGTGGCGGAACGAGGAAGAGCACCAATCCCTTCGAGCTATG gTTGTGCGACACATTAGGGACAATTGGCGCGAGTACGGCTCTTTCGTGATGGCCGAGTGGAACATTTCGGATCGCCAAGAGTATTATGATTACATGAATCCAGTGGGTACGTTTGCCAGTGAACTAGAATGTACGGTGGCCACAAAACTTCATCGCATGAATCTCTCGATCTACCGCGAACTCGCCGGCGGATACGAGCTCGAGCTGGTCTTCCACAATAGTGTGAATATCAACTATGAGACCGCGAGGCTTCTGTTCACCGGATGCTCCGAAAACGGTCATTACGACGTATTATTACCCAAGTCGATATCGAGCATGTACGTGAGTTAA
- the LOC140674605 gene encoding phospholipid-transporting ATPase ABCA3-like, whose translation MLRMRKIVEHPKLKRFWARWRILMWKAVLMRLHSPIITVLEIIIAIIFSLQIRLVFEPHALHSQDLDRYNRDDILVKLPNDVKCWYAPKNAFIDELMSKASKMLRTNVQAADSEIDLVHSRYKKNDTSKVLWAIFETEKLASGKPKVLEYKIRSSEIGESRIIMMHEEEPALKDPYVLSGFMALQIAIEKSFVEIWTNPTLPKIADDLTIGRFPFYKMEFLIVPSVIRPNISIIYYMMIVAFLPLSAVTLKKTLHDKETGFRSLMRLTNMSFAMLYVGWLNYLMITVLPATIACTILLSPVFTATNAFVIAIFIMMYNVLSVLFMFTIGTFFNHSTKALLTSILFWLFLTHFTIVLDQIAIRATVLWQISSLILPHSGLLYGLVAFTTRVNFQNYENEDLKNSWQRVKSHNYTSPTSYLWSQWLSELIALRNVHDIIHANEKISISMILFAWCLHIIFWYLLAVYLDNINPGKFGSAKPWYYLCKKPVYDNDDLTIRGSTNWSAVEHTPSYIKPSIRLRCVRKEFGRIGEHFTTIDDVTINFYHQEFSVILGQNGAGKSCLLKIIMGMYKPTYGRVYLEGRDNESTMDPIGYCPQENILVNYLTTIQHLYIFGMMKGMTYANALRESLKLLKQLNLESVKDTKAKSCTFDTQRRICLAMALIGDSKILILDEPTYGIDPWHKRQIWDLLSDIKRERTILMATNSMEAADILADRIAIIANGRIECYGSKMYLNRRYGIGYVLSLLVQENCDVERVRAEIQEYSADPITVRGMMGLVIRFDVPRNSRFTKLLQHLESNKKELGIVSAALSAASIEGQFLRIGLESQFKERCVKLPSDKYELIVQQRRRHLLQTAKPWERLTGNVLSRQQILTMFYKKLLHIVSSWKMYIFSITLAIVTLILTTMISELSVFTLFDTTEKIMNLTNYMDNNFHVLYYAADEKIVKDFLVTLYTTGQAYSERHNYHISKNIPATDLMISPDLHSIEFRDRYVMSIDMYADGRVQLMYSSTAIHSGPIALNLLHNALLRYHCGSDDCWIKLTSRPLVHPGQWQHLLVHPRSIQNWENAAVIMTLFLLLPSIDMGIREKNTLSKMLQTNAIGVSIRIYWISMYIIDFLLYVFCIIIFGIVILVAYHPTVRFPALEIVQVLIILLSYGGCAIPLNYCIQLFTRKPENVYLVVILINIIVVLLVNGSIIFPLMFRVLSSTGRYMFEALAHIFPPYILACALSNYVMLNLYNRQCSYSNACDTEFYIEDPCCQNCNDKFCYKQLNVMLVKQSGAEYYHSVTDDVLLMISQMFAFYIILEIFEEKNRRKWYSYSMPSVQNDNIESEVMQEKKIVDDYIKYYEETKLFPPEVALIVQDLIKKYAGKAVVQGVNFNIYKQECFGLLGFNGAGKSTIYKMLTGQTKITAGKAVIYGYEFTRNQEMFIGMIGYCPQINGLSDFMTGRQYLKLHAALRGIPYKCIDDEVNKWLDVLDMLDFENLKIAHCPWGVQRKLCVLQSLIGDLPMVFLDEPTAGIDIITRHAFCEILRQIREMGRSILITTHSMTEAEAMCLRVGILVNGQFTAIGSCEHLKAEHGRNFILNIKVVPGYQLANLEKIKNIIDETFPAIKFKDSYLGILKYELESGISYSYVFDKLEKLRQRYVWITDFSVTQPSMDEVLLTLAKQQRKPRIKLTLYERLHSWIRNICLNIYRNIRQI comes from the exons ATGCtgagaatgagaaaaattgtCGAGCATCCGAAATTAAAGAGATTTTGGGCGAGATGGCGGATTCTTATGTGGAAAGCCGTGCTTATGCGGCTGCACAGTCCCATAATCACTGTATTGGAAATTATTATAGCCATTATCTTTTCGCTACAAATTCGCCTGGTGTTCGAACCGCACGCACTTCATTCGCAG gaTTTAGATCGATACAATCGAGATGATATTCTAGTGAAATTGCCAAATGACGTGAAATGCTGGTATGCACCAAAGAATGCATTTATAGACGAGTTGATGTCGAAAGCTTCAAAAATGCTTCGTACGAATG TTCAAGCAGCTGATAGCGAGATTGATCTCGTGCATTCGCGTTACAAGAAAAACGACACTTCGAAGGTATTATGGGCAATTTTTGAGACCGAGAAACTTGCATCTGGTAAACCAAaagttttagaatataaaatacgcTCGTCGGAAATAGGAGAGAGTCGAATAATCATGATGCACGAGGAAGAACCTGCCCTTAAAG ATCCGTACGTGCTAAGTGGTTTTATGGCCCTACAAATTGCAATTGAGAAATCCTTCGTTGAAATATGGACGAATCCGACATTACCAAAGATCGCGGATGAT CTGACTATCGGCCGATTTCCGTTTTACAAAATGGAGTTTTTAATTGTACCATCTGTCATTCGACCCAACATAAGTATAATCTATTACATGATGATCGTCGCCTTCTTACCGTTATCAGCagtgacattaaaaaaaacgcTTCATGATAAGGAAACTGGATTCAGA AGTCTCATGAGATTGACAAATATGTCTTTCGCGATGCTGTACGTCGGATGGCTCAATTATCTAATGATCACCGTGTTACCTGCGACGATCGCATGCACGATTCTGCTGTCTCCGGTGTTCACGGCTACAAATGCATTTGTCATCGCTATCTTTATCATGATGTATAATGTTCTTTCGGTGCTCTTCATGTTCACGATTGGCACGTTTTTCAATCACT CTACGAAGGCATTGCTCACGTCAATTCTGTTTTGGCTTTTTCTGACACACTTTACCATCGTTCTGGATCAGATCGCCATAAGAGCAACTGTTTTATGGCAAATCAGTTCGTTGATTCTACCGCATAGTGGTTTACTATACGGACTTGTAGCCTTCACAACTCGAGTGAATTTCC AGAATTACGAAAACGAAGATTTGAAAAATAGTTGGCAAAGGGTAAAATCACACAATTACACTAGTCCCACCTCGTATTTATGGTCGCAATGGCTCTCCGAATTAATTGCCCTACGAAATGTCCACGATATTATTCATGCCAACGAGAAGATCTCTATCAGTATGATTCTATTTGCATGGTGTTTACATATCATTTTCTGGTATCTACTAGCGGTATACTTGGACAATATAAACCCGGGTAAATTTGGCAGCGCGAAACCTTGGTACTATTTATGcaag aagCCTGTTTATGATAACGATGATTTAACGATCCGTGGATCTACTAATTGGTCGGCAGTCGAGCATACGCCGTCATACATAAAG CCGTCTATTCGACTAAGATGTGTCCGCAAAGAATTTGGTAGAATTGGCGAACATTTTACAACTATAGACGATGTAACGATCAATTTCTATCATCAAGAATTCAGCGTTATTCTTGGTCAGAACGGCGCTGGCAAAagctgtttattaaaaataattatgg GAATGTACAAACCAACTTACGGTCGTGTTTATTTGGAAGGAAGAGATAACGAAAGTACCATGGATCCGATTGGTTACTGTccacaagaaaatatattggtCAATTACTTGACAACGATACAGCATCTCTATATATTTGGCAtg atgaaAGGGATGACTTATGCAAATGCTCTCAGAGAGTCGCTAAAACTGTTGAAGCAACTCAATTTGGAATCTGTAAAAGATACGAAAGCGAAATCTTGCACCTTTGATACACAAAGAAGGATTTGTCTAGCAATGGCGCTTATCGGTGACAGTAAG ATTCTAATCCTCGACGAACCTACATATGGAATCGATCCTTGGCATAAAAGACAGATATGGGATTTACTTTCG gatataaagagagagagaacaataTTAATGGCAACAAATTCCATGGAAGCTGCAGATATTCTTGCCGATAGAATCGCTATTATTGCCAATGGAAGGATCGAGTGTTACGGCTCAAAAATGTATCTAAATCGTCGATatg GAATCGGTTATGTGCTAAGTTTATTAGTACAAGAGAACTGCGATGTGGAACGAGTTCGTGCGGAAATACAAGAATATTCGGCAGATCCAATTACTGTGCGAGGCATGATGGGTTTGGTAATACGATTCGATGTGCCAAGAAACAGTCGATTCACCAAATTGCTCCAACATTTAGAATCCAATAAGAAAGAGTTGGGAATCGTGTCTGCTGCACTAAGTGCTGCAAGCATCGAGGGTCAATTTCTCAG aataggTTTAGAAAGTCAATTCAAGGAACGCTGCGTGAAATTACCTAGCGACAAATATGAACTCATTGTGCAACAGAGGAGACGGCACTTGTTACAAACAG CTAAACCATGGGAACGATTAACCGGAAACGTTTTATCGCGGCAACAAATTCTTACAATGTTCTACAAGAAATTATTGCACATTGTTTCCTCCTggaaaatgtacatattttcg ataactTTAGCGATTGTTACGCTTATTCTAACCACTATGATCAGCGAGTTGAGCGTTTTCACACTTTTCGACACAAC cgAAAAGATTATgaatttaactaattatatggACAACAACTTTCATGTGTTATATTATGCGGCCGATGAGAAAATTGTGAAGGACTTTCTTGTCACACTGTACACTACTGGCCAAGCGTACAGTGAAAGGCACAATTATCATATCTCCAAAAACATCCCAGCCACAGATCTCATGATTAGTCCTGATTTGCATTCCATAGAG tTTAGGGATCGTTATGTGATGTCTATCGACATGTACGCAGACGGACGTGTGCAACTCATGTACTCGTCCACCGCGATACACAGTGGACCAATTGCATTAAATCTACTGCATAACGCGTTGCTGCGTTATCATTGCGGCTCAGATGATTGTTGGATCAAATTGACAAGTCGACCATTAGTACATCCGGGACAG TGGCAGCATTTGCTGGTCCATCCACGCAGCATCCAGAATTGGGAAAACGCCGCTGTAATAATGACCTTATTCCTTCTTCTACCGTCTATCGATATGGGaatacgagaaaaaaatacactttCGAAAATGCTGCAGACCAATGCGATCGGTGTGTCTATACGAATCTATTGGATTTCGATGTATATCATCGATTTCCTATTGTACGtgttttgcataataatttttggaattGTAATCTTAGTTGCCTATCATCCTACTGTGCGATTCCCTGCTTTAGAAATcg TCCAggttctaataatattattatcttacgGAGGATGCGCCATCCcattaaattattgcatacAACTTTTCACGAGAAAACCGGAGAATGTCTATCTGGTTGTGATACTGATTAACATCATAGTCG tATTATTGGTTAACGGTTCTATCATATTTCCATTGATGTTTCGGGTACTCAGCAGCACAGGAAGATACATGTTCGAGGCTCTTGCCCATATATTTCCACCATATATTTTAGCTTGTGCTTTAAGCAATTATGTCatgttaaatttgtataacagACAGTGCAGTTATTCCAATGCATGCGATACCGAATTTTACATTGAAGATCCTTGCTGTC aaaactgcaacgataaattttgttacaaaCAATTGAATGTAATGCTGGTCAAACAATCCGGCGCTGAATATTATCACTCGGTCACGGATGACGTACTTTTAATGATATCCCAAATGtttgctttttatataatactagagatttttgaagaaaaaaatcgcagAAAATGGTATAGTTATTCTATGCCTTCTGTGCAAAACGATAACATCGAGTCCGAAGTTATGCAGGAAAAGAAGATAGTTGACGattacataaaat ATTAtgaagaaacaaaattatttccgcCAGAGGTTGCTCTAATTGTccaagatttaataaaaaagtacgcTGGAAAGGCGGTAGTTCAAGGCGTGAATTTTAAc ATCTATAAGCAGGAGTGCTTCGGTTTGTTGGGATTTAATGGGGCAGGAAAATCAACAATATACAAAATGCTAACGGgacaaacaaaaataacgGCTGGCAAAGCAGTGATATACGGATACGAGTTTACAAGAAATCAAGAAATG tttatagGTATGATAGGATACTGCCCACAAATTAATGGACTGAGCGATTTTATGACTGGGAGGCAATATTTGAAACTTCATGCGGCACTTCGCGGTATTCCATACAAATGCATCGACGACGAAGTAAACAAGTGGCTAGATGTATtag ataTGTTAGACTTTGAGAATCTAAAGATCGCCCACTGTCCCTGGGGAGTTCAGAGAAAACTTTGCGTATTGCAGAGCTTAATTGGCGATCTGCCGATGGTATTTCTGGACGAGCCTACTGCTGGGATTGACATAATAACTAGACACGCTTTCTGTGAAATTTTGCGCCAAATACGGGAAATGGGGAGATCCATATTAATCACTACACACAG tATGACAGAAGCAGAAGCAATGTGTCTACGTGTCGGAATCTTGGTTAACGGCCAGTTTACTGCAATTGGATCTTGTGAGCACTTAAAGGCAGAACATGGtcgcaattttatattaaatatcaaagtagTACCGGGATACCAGCTTGCAAAtctcgagaaaataaaaaacattattgaCGAAACTTTTCCAGCAATAAAGTTCAAAGATAGTTACTTg gGTATTCTTAAATATGAATTGGAGAGTGGTATTTCGTACAGTTATGTATTTGATAAACTTGAAAAGTTACGACAAAGATATGTGTGGATCACAGACTTTTCTGTCACTCAACCATCTATGGATGAAGTACTTCTAACTTTAGCGAAGCAACAAAGGAAACCTCGCATAAAATTAACTCTTTATGAACGTCTACATTCCTGGATTCGTAATATATGTCTtaatatatatcgtaatataCGTCAAATATAA
- the LOC140674426 gene encoding uncharacterized protein isoform X1 — MFRAISYILWRNEEEHQSLRAMVVRHIRDNWREYGSFVMAEWNISDRQEYYDYMNPVGTFASELECTVATKLHRMNLSIYRELAGGYELELVFHNSVNINYETARLLFTGCSENGHYDVLLPKSISSMYVS, encoded by the exons ATGTTTAGGGCAATCAGTTACATTTTGTGGCGGAACGAGGAAGAGCACCAATCCCTTCGAGCTATG gTTGTGCGACACATTAGGGACAATTGGCGCGAGTACGGCTCTTTCGTGATGGCCGAGTGGAACATTTCGGATCGCCAAGAGTATTATGATTACATGAATCCAGTGGGTACGTTTGCCAGTGAACTAGAATGTACGGTGGCCACAAAACTTCATCGCATGAATCTCTCGATCTACCGCGAACTCGCCGGCGGATACGAGCTCGAGCTGGTCTTCCACAATAGTGTGAATATCAACTATGAGACCGCGAGGCTTCTGTTCACCGGATGCTCCGAAAACGGTCATTACGACGTATTATTACCCAAGTCGATATCGAGCATGTACGTGAGTTAA
- the Firl gene encoding short-chain dehydrogenase/reductase family 16C member 6, whose product MKSIQRIFKDIKLHRLFLDLSFLSAKISLAMIIATFRMIVPRSMKRLLGETVLITGAGHGIGRELAIQLSSMGCIIVCWDNDVDNNRSTMREVSKNGGEVYGFVVDVSKRLEVRETVRLMRKIGVPDVTILINNAAVLYHKPYLSFDPDDVEKTFNVNVLSNFWTIEAFLPMMLQKNSGHIVAISSMCGIYGVSQKVAYCSSKFAVRGLMEALHEEVRLGERKSNIQFTTIYPFYVDTGLAKDPKYRFPYIFGVVTPEYAAREIIKAIQRNYTEYSIPRCLLSLNAINRIVPESVMRMILDFLADVDRKQREKDVMNL is encoded by the exons ATGAAGAGTATTCAACGGATCTTCAAAGATATCAAATTGCATCGATTGTTCCTGGATCTATCTTTTCTGTCAGCGAAGATAAGCTTGGCGATGATAATCGCAACTTTCAGAATGATTGTACCACGTTCCATGAAACGTTTACTAGGAGAAACCGTTCTC ATCACTGGAGCCGGTCACGGTATCGGTCGCGAGTTAGCCATCCAATTGTCATCGATGGGTTGTATAATAGTTTGTTGGGACAATGATGTTGATAACAATCGATCAACAATGAGGGAAGTGTCGAAGAATGGAGGAGAA GTTTATGGTTTTGTGGTCGACGTCTCAAAGAGATTGGAAGTACGAGAGACGGTGAGATTGATGAGAAAAATCGGCGTGCCGGACGTGACAATACTCATTAACAATGCGGCTGTGTTATATCACAAGCCATATCTGAGTTTTGATCCGGATGACGTAGAGAAGACATTTAACGTTAATGTGCTTTCAAACTTCTGG acAATAGAGGCATTTCTGCCTATGATGCTGCAGAAAAATAGCGGCCACATAGTAGCGATAAGTAGCATGTGCGGTATCTACGGGGTGTCGCAAAAAGTGGCGTACTGCTCATCAAAGTTTGCCGTGAGAG gtCTTATGGAGGCCCTGCACGAGGAAGTGCGATTAGGTGAAAGAAAATCCAACATTCAATTCACGACGATTTATCCATTTTACGTAGACACCGGGTTAGCGAAGGATCCCAAATACAG atTTCCTTACATTTTCGGCGTTGTAACACCAGAATACGCTGCCCGAGAGATAATTAAAGCGATTCAAAGAAATTATACAGAGTACTCAATACCGAGGTGTCTCCTTTCTTTGAATGCAATTAATag AATTGTTCCGGAAAGCGTAATGCGCATGATACTAGATTTCCTAGCGGATGTCGATCgaaaacaaagagaaaaggatgtaatgaatttataa
- the LOC140674425 gene encoding short-chain dehydrogenase/reductase family 16C member 6, with product MMLPIRDEAIITKRSDSSTNIWLYLSAEFLIGAAISGFLSILSAVKSLLPKPPRDLTGDVVLIAGVSSTLGESLAEAFAKGGCSVICVDNNLRYVEEIIARLRSRCCRVEGIGPDYRKHESDNEKPMMMAYECDLLDRNAIREIARKIEDEVGGIDVLVTCAGQPNQDIFDMANTTLMSHYWMMLAFLPLMLRRNRAYVVGVTPLASTQDVYLGSRAAIAGLMESLAQQLSDHSSHLTFLTISPVAGRDCTRQKEQQVAEEVVQAVSRDQSVISISWYSKMLYRISCMIHSAITTVTQWLHTQGCDYSF from the exons ATGATGCTACCAATTAGGGACGAAGCAATAATCACAAAGAGATCAGACTCTTCCACCAATATCTGGCTCTACCTCAGCGCCGAATTTTTAATTGGTGCTGCAATTTCTGGTTTCTTAAGTATTCTTAGTGCTGTAAAATCACTGCTACCAAAGCCACCAAGAGACCTAACCGGCGATGTAGTCTTA ATTGCCGGTGTCTCGTCCACGCTCGGCGAATCTCTCGCCGAGGCATTCGCGAAGGGCGGATGTTCTGTGATCTGTGTGGATAACAATCTCAGGTACGTTGAAGAAATAATCGCCAGGTTGAGATCGCGGTGTTGCAGGGTGGAGGGAATCGGGCCAGATTACAGAAAGCACGAGTCGGATAATGAAAAGCCTATGATGATGGCGTACGAGTGCGATCTACTGGACCGTAATGCCATCCGCGAGATCGCCAGGAAGATCGAGGACGAGGTTGGCGGTATCGACGTCCTGGTGACCTGTGCCGGTCAGCCTAATCAAGATATCTTCGACATGGCTAACACGACTCTCATGAGCCACTATTGG atGATGCTAGCGTTTTTACCCTTGATGTTACGACGCAATAGAGCATATGTTGTCGGAGTTACACCGCTTGCATCCACTCAGGATGTATACCTGGGCTCGAGAGCAGCGATTGCCG GCCTGATGGAAAGTTTGGCTCAACAGTTGAGCGATCACAGTAGTCATCTCACCTTCCTGACAATTTCACCAGTAGCGGGGCGCGA TTGTACGAGACAAAAAGAGCAACAAGTGGCTGAGGAAGTCGTGCAGGCGGTCAGCAGGGATCAGAGCGTTATCAGTATCAGTTGGTATTCAAAAATGCTATATAGAATAAG TTGCATGATCCATAGTGCAATAACGACGGTCACACAATGGCTTCACACGCAGGGATGCGATTATTCCTTTTAA